The following proteins come from a genomic window of Gallalistipes aquisgranensis:
- a CDS encoding nitroreductase family protein produces the protein MTFSELVRHRRSCRKFTDAPIPPETLRTILDDALTAPSSKNVRSTRFMVVGDPETLERISEMRDFGSSFVRGAKQAVVVLGDTQATDLWRENCAISATLLQLSAEAQGLGSCWVHVHGRPRLHDVPEGEQAEEYLARLLEVPEPLGILCVVALGYPAEPPRPHRERDDSDKIVYK, from the coding sequence ATGACATTCTCCGAACTGGTCAGACACCGGCGCAGCTGCCGGAAATTCACCGATGCTCCGATTCCGCCCGAAACCCTCCGCACGATTCTCGACGACGCCCTCACGGCTCCCTCGTCGAAGAACGTCCGTTCCACGCGCTTCATGGTGGTCGGCGATCCGGAGACCCTGGAGCGCATCTCGGAGATGCGCGATTTCGGCTCCTCCTTCGTCCGGGGAGCGAAACAGGCCGTCGTCGTGCTGGGCGACACGCAGGCCACCGACCTGTGGCGGGAGAACTGCGCCATCTCGGCGACCCTGCTCCAGCTCTCGGCCGAGGCGCAGGGGCTGGGCTCCTGCTGGGTCCACGTCCACGGACGGCCCCGGCTTCACGACGTCCCCGAAGGGGAGCAGGCCGAAGAGTATCTGGCCCGCCTGCTGGAGGTGCCCGAGCCCCTCGGCATCCTCTGCGTGGTGGCGCTCGGCTACCCGGCCGAACCGCCCCGCCCCCACCGCGAGAGGGACGACTCGGACAAGATCGTCTATAAATAA